The genomic window TCACGCTCACCGACCCGGCCGTGCCGCTGGAGCGCAAGCGCCGCGCCTACTTCTCCCAGCCTCACGCCCACGAGCCCGGCGCCACGGCGGGAATGATGGACGCCCTCGAGCAGCTCATCACCGGCAAAGACCTGGCCGGCAACCCCACCCGCCTCGACACCGAAAGGGTCCACGAGACGACTGTCCTCACCTTCAACCCCATCGGCAATCCCCAGGGCCGCGAGGCCGCGCCAGTCCTCTGTTGGGACGGCTCGGGGTACTCGAACGACGAGTTCTGGTGCTGGATGCGCGGCGAGGACCCCGACCACCCGGGCAAGATGTGGAAGCGCCTCGATGTGTGGGACACTCGCGTCGAGCGTCACCCCAAGCGCATCGGCATCGTCTACGAGCAGATTGACGAGCACCGCTACGTCGAGCCCAACCGCAGCCACCTGTCGTCGTTCTTCCGCCTCTTCTTCCAAATGGACAAGCGGTTCCGCTACCAGCGCTGGCTCGACCTCCACCAGACCGAGTTCGAGAGGTCCCAGTTCAACTGCATGATCCTCCTTCCCATCCAGGGCCTGGCGGAGGGCGACATTCTGGCCGAGGACACGGCCTGGGGCCAGCAGATCGTCGCCGCCTGGGCCAAGGCCGGCTACCATCCCCAGCCCAGGCCCGTTCACCTCGCCTATACGGGCGAGCAGGCCGAGTACTTCCGCCGCAACTGGGGCGAGTTGCACAAGCGCCTGCACTGCATCAGCACCGAGGTGAAGAACAACTCGCCCGATGCCACGCCCGAGTTCCAGGTCAAGGCTCAGGCCATCGCCATCGAGGAGACCATCAGGAGGCTGCTGTGACCCGCGCTCTGCTTCCCCTCTTCCTCGCGCTCTCCCCCCTCTTCGCCGCAGAGAAGCCGCCGCCACCCGCGCCCATCCAGTACGGCCAGGGACGCCTGGTGGCGACGCTGGCCAACCCCGAGATTGACGAGAGCAGCGGCATCGCCGCCAGCCGAGCCAACCCCGGCGTCTTCTGGACCCACAACGACTCCGGCGACCCCCCTCGCGTCTTCGCCTTCAATGCCAAGGGCGAGGACCTGGCCGCCTTCGACGTCGAGGGCGCCATCCACCGCGACTGGGAGGACATGGCCGCCTTCGCCCTCGGCAAGAAGAGCTACCTGCTCCTCGCCGACACTGGTGACAATGATGCCGAGCGCGAGCGTTGCACGCTGTATCTCGTCGAAGAGCCGCGCCTCGACCCCGACAGGCGGGGCATTCGCGCCAAGCTCCGCATCGGTCTAGCGGTGGACTTCCGCTACGAGGACGGCCCGCACAACTGCGAGGCCGTGGCCGTGGACCCGACATCCCGCCTGGTCATCCTGGTGACCAAGGCGATCGCCTTCCAGTGTACGGCCTACGCCCTGCCCCTGCCCGAGAAGGTGGCACGCGACGAGGTGCTCGTGGCCAGGTCCGTCGCCCGCCTCAAGCTCCCCATCGTCACCGGCATGGACATCTCGCCTGACGGCCTGCGTGCCGTGGTGCTGACCTATGGCCATGCCTATGAGTACACGCGTGCCGCCGACGAGAAGTGGGACGTTGCCTTCGCCCGCTCCCCACGCGCCCTCGTCATCCCCGCCCGCCGCCAAGGCGAGGCCATCTGCTACGGACCCGACGGGGTCACCCTCTACCTGACCAGCGAGAAGGCCCCTTGCCCGTTCTTCGAGGTGCCGGCAGCGAAGTGAGGCCGCGGAAGCCCCTTCGCCCCGCATGCGCGGTGCCCTCCCGAGCGCCCCCTCGCCCATACTGGATCACCCCAGAGAGGAGGGAAGTGATCAAGTATGGGTAGATGGGCGAGGATTGGCGATTCTCGCGGCTCCGGCCATTCCGGATCACTTGCGCGGTGATCAAGTATGGGATGGAGAATGGCTGGCGAGCGTAAGACCTTGCAGCATAGTTGGTTACGGGGGGGCATGGCTGGCGCTTCAGCGCCCGCCCACGGCCTCTCAGTGCTGTCGGTCAGGATCGCGGAACCCGGACGAGCCCCTCTACAGCAGGTTCCAGATCAGCTCGGCCAGCTTCTCGGGGTCGTGGCGCAGCAGGTCCTGCTTCTCCCAGAGGATGGGGCGCCGTCCCTTGGCTGCCTCTCCACAACGCCCGCACCCAGGCATCCGGCCCTCACGGCGCTCTGTCGTAGCTTCTGAGATGCTGATCGAGTGACCAGATAAAGACCCGATGGTCGGGGTGCGTCCTGCACTGTGCCTCCCAATCCTTGACGATCGAGAGATCGCCAAGGCCCATCCCGGCCACAGCATAGTCGGGGAACTGGTCGAGCCATTCCAGCAGCGCCGCCGGCTCCAGAAAGGGCGTAGGGACGAACGGCGTCCGGCCCTCGATGGCCTGCTTCACCATCGAGACGAACCTCGACGCGGTGTCCCTTCGCACGTTGCCATCCGGCTGCCTTGCGACGTGATTGCCCGTCTCAACGATGGTCGCGAGCGGCAGCAGCAGGGTGACGCCCTCCAGCACATGCTCCCTCAACTGTGCGCGCACGCCCTGGCAGTCCTGGTCCCGACCGGGAACAGGCACCACATTGCAGAAGACCGTCGTGTCAATGAGACAGATGCTCACGGCTGTCGCTCGCCCAATGTGTCCACCCACGCGAGCGCATCGCGCCGACGTTCCTCGGTGTCGCGTGTGTCCCTGAATACGCGCTCCAGAACCCCCCGTGCCACCAGGCGCCCCACCGGGCCCTGCGCAAGCAGTTCTGGCCTTTCTCCGAGTTGCTGGAGTCTGCTGCCACCCGTGCGCGGGTCGCGATAGCAGTAGGTCACATGGGGCAGCGATTCGTGCGGCAGCGCATCCAGGAGCGCAGGATTGTGGCTCGTGAGCAGAACGCCCAGGTTACGTCGCTCGGCACATCTGCGGATGTTCGCCAGAAGCTCCTGTACCCGGCTGGGGTGGATGCCGCTGTCAATCTCCTCAATCACCAGGATAGACCATTCAGGCACGGAGAGCAAGGCTGCGCCGATAGCCAGGACGCGCATAGTCCCATCGGAGAGTATACGAGCATCGCGCCACCGTTGATCGGCGCCGAACGACTCCGCAAGCCTCAGCCGCACCTCATCGGGCGGTGCCTCGTCAAACTCGATCCCGAGGATCTCGCGCTCGGGAAGGGATCTGATGAACGCGGCGACCTGCTCCCGCCTGACAGGGTCAGCGCACACTCTTGCGAGAACTCCCGAGACGTTGCTTCCATCCTCGTGCAGGGCATCAGCCTTCCTGCTGACATAGCCCCGCATCCTGTTCGGCGCCGGGTCCAGGAAGAAGATGCGGCTAAGGCAGTCTGCGAGATGCGACATCACCCAGGTCGGCGAGCGGTAAGAAGGATCGAAGACGGCAGGCTGGGTCAGAACAAGCTGATGGTCTTGACAGAGAGCTTGAGGCTCATTGTCTAGCCCAGTGTAGCCGTAATAGGCAACCCGAATCTCGTGGCTCGGAGGCGTCGCAGGCGCCGCAACTCGGTATAGGAAGTCATTCGGCTGAATGAGGTGCTTGAGCGACTCGTCCTGGACTCGCAGCCCAGTACCCTCGACACTGACGGTCACGCGAAACCGATCCAGGCTGCTCAAGACGTGCGCGTCAGAGTACTCAAAGCGGGCCGCCAGCCCAAACTGCCTCTTGCCATCGAGAGGGAGGTCTTCCGCGCGCCCGCGCAAAGGCAACTCGCCCCGTTCCACGGCCTCGTTGAACCGGTCCAATCTCTGGCCCCTCGCCATCCAGGACAACAGGCGAAGCGCCTCGATGAGGTTGCTCTTACCTGAGGCGTTGGGTCCCACCAGGAGCGTGAGCAGGCCAATGCGGAGCGAGGCCTCCGGAAAGCTCTTGAAGTCCTGCATCGTGAACTCGTGGAGAATCACAGGCGGCAGTCTATCCATCGCGTTCTACCCTTGTACCCGCTCCGGACTGCTGGAGGTTCACTCCAAGCCATCATAGTCGCCCCGCCTCCCCCAGTCAAGACAGGGTCGCGGGGCATGACGGGCATCGCGATGCCAGGCCGTGCCGCACAGAACACGAGAGCTACAGCAGGTTCCAGATCAGTTCGGCCAGCTTCTCGGGGTCGTGGCGCAGCAGGTCCTGCTTCTCCCACAGGATGCGCCGCTGGTCGAGGTTCTCGACCAGATCGTCGAGGATGATCTGCACGCGATGGGCAGCGATCTTGTCGTCCACGCGCACCAGGTCGGCGCCTTCGCTCTGGTAGCGCTGGAGGATGCTCGGGGCGGGAACGTTCGAGTTGACGAGCACCGCGTCGAGCACGCGGTCTCCCAGGCACCGCTCGATGGCGGCAATGTGGTCGGCGCAGGAGTAGCCATCGGTCTGCCCCGCCTGCGTGACGATGTTGCAGACGTAGACCTTCCTGGCCTTCGAGGCGCGAATCGCCTCCGGCACGGCCGGCACCAGCAGGTTGGCGATCACGCTCGTATACAGGCTGCCGGGGCCGATCACGATGAGGTCGGCACGCAGGATTTCGTTCACGGCCTCCTCATTGGCCTTCGCATCGGCAGGGCGCAGGAAGACGTCGGTGATCGGGGCCTTGCCGGGCCGTCGCACGTTCACCTCGCCCTCGACCACCGCACCGTCGGCCAGCTTCGCGCACAGATGCACGTCCTCGTAGGTCGAGGGCAGCACCTTGCCGCGAATCGCCAGGATGCGGCTGGTCTCGCGCACGGCGCTCTCGAACGAGCCGGTGACCTTGGCCATCGCCGCGATGAAGAGGTTGCCGAAGCTCATTCCTTCCAACGCGCCCTCGGCAAAGCGATACTGGAAGAGGTCGTTGAGCAATTGGCTCGAGTCCGACAGCGCGACCAGGCAGTTGCGCATGTCCCCCGGCGGCAACACGCCGAAGTCGGACCGGATGCGGCCCGAGGAGCGGCCGGAATCAGTGACGGTCACCACCGCGGTGAGGTTCGAGGTGAGGTCCTTGAGGCCCTGGAGCACCACGGGCAGCCCCGTGCCGCCGCCGATGGCGACGACGCGCGGCTCGGCGCCCTTGTTCCGCCGGTTGAGCACGCGCAGCACGTAGTGCAACTCGCTGATGCGGCTGATCTTGTAGTCGGGCTCCTCCAGCTCGGTCTTCGGCACCAGGTCCTTGAAGCGCCCATGGAGCATCTGCACGGTGATCATGCCCAGGCTATTGCCGGTCTTGATCTCCGACTGGATCCGGTCGCCCACGCACACCACCTCGTCGGGCTTGAGGCGATGGCGGGCCAGGAGGTCCTGGAACGCGTCATCGCGATGCTCGCCCGTCTCGACGTCGTTGATCGCAACCTCGTCGAAGAATGACCCGATGCCCAGGGCCTGCACCTTCTTCTCCTGGCGCGCGGTGACCCCGGTGGTGAAGAGCAGCAGCTTGTACCCCTGCGAACGCAGCTCCGACAGGGTCTCGGGCACATCGGGGAACGGCTGAATCTCCCCCACCTCGTCGCTGTTGTACGCAGCCAGGGCCGCCTGCGCCAACGAGTGCGGCATGCCGTGCATCTCGGCCATGGCATCGAACACGTCGAAGCGAGGCCCATGCTGCTCGGCCAACTCGATCTGCTGCCGGTAAGCCTCCTCCTCGGAACACGGCAGCCCCGCGCGCACCATGGCGCGCGCCGCGCGGCGCCGAGCCGCCTCGACCAGCAGCCCGCAGCAGTCGAAGAGCGTGTCGTCGAGGTCGAACAGGAGGGCCTTCACCTTCACCATGAGCGATCACTTCTCTTTAGGGCCTTCGGCCGTGGGGGGCAGCGCCTCGAGAAGCGCCTTCGCCTCGGCCGCCGCGGGGGCGGTGGGGTATCGCGCGAGCAGCTCCCGGCAATGCATTGCTGCGATGTGCGGCTCCCGGCGGTCGCGGTGTGCCTTGGCCGCTGCCAGCAGCGTGGCGGCCTCGATGTCGCGCCGCCGGTTCGGGGCATCCTGGCGAGCCGCCTGGAGCGCCTGCGCCGCCTTCGTCACGGCCGCCTCGTGCGCACTGCCCCGGAGCGGCTCGGCAGCGCTCTCGATGGCCTTCTGGGCCGCGGCGAAGTCGCTCTCGACTCCCGTCAGTTCCGCTCGGCGGAGCGCGTCGAGAGCCACCTGGAGTTCCTCCCTGGCCTTGGCGTCAATCTCGGCGACTCGCTCGTGAGCCTTCAGGGCATCCGCCTGGCTGGCTCCAACAGCCTTCGCGAAGTCCTCCAGGCGTCGGATCGCCTCGCCGTATCGCTTTGCGCCGACCAGCGTCTCCGCCTCCGCCAGGGCCGCCTTCAGACCCGCCGAACCCCCCGCCTGTGCGCCCGGGGACAGGCGTGTACTAGGGTCGGCTTTCCCGGACGGACTCTTGCCCTCCGGCAGTTCCCCAACCTTGGAGGGGACCGACGGGGCGGGCCGCTGCCTCCGCAGGATTCGCACGGCGTACACCGTGCCGAAGACGCCGGCTGCGAGCACGATGGCCGTAGCAAGGAGCGCAATCCGCGTGCCCCGCCCGCTCCCTTCCTCGGCAGGCGCCTCGGGCTCCTCGGCGTGGTGCTCGTCGGTCGCCGTGTCGTCCGCGGCGCCCCGCGCCTCGTCCGTGGGGGCGAACCGCAACTCGTCCGGCTTCGGCAGGGTCGCTGTCGGGTGCCCGTCCGGCCCCGCCGCCCGCACCTCGATCAGCGTGTGCCCCAGTTGAATCCTGTCGCCGGGCTTCAGGGGGCTCTGGGTCACGCGCTGGCCGTTCAGGAGCGTGCCGTTCCTGCTGCCAACGTCCGCCAGGATCAATCCCTCGGGCCCCTTTCGGATCTCGGCATGGCGGTTCGAGATGCCCGTGTCGAACAGGGCGATCTCGTTGTCGCGCCGACGCCGCCCGATCCTGGTCGTGGCGTGCGTGAGGGGGTGGGTCTGCCCCTTATTGGGGCCCGCCAGGAACACCAGGCAGAGGGCGGGACCCGTCGGCGGAGGCGGCGGAGGGGCGGCGGAAGGAGCGCCCTGCCCCGCCGCGCCTGCCGCCGGCGTGATGGCTTCCACGGTGATCCGCGTCGTGCCGATCAGAATCACGTCCCCTGCCTTGATCGGCCCTTCCCGCACCAGTTCGCCGTTCACTCGAGTGCCGTTGCGGCTGCCGAGATCGGTGATCTTGCATGAGCCATCGGGCGCCACCTCGAGCCGCGAGTGCCGGCGCGACATGCCATCATCTGCCAGGCGCACCGTCGCCTCGGTTCCACGCCCGAGCGTGATGACCGGGCCCGGCACCTCGACGACGCGGCTCTCCCCTTTCCCCGACACGACGAGACGCACCATGGCAAGCCACCTCGACCAGGGCTCGCTCCCCGCCCCATTATAGCAGGGCGCAACGCGAATGCAACGGCGGCAGAACCGCCGTTGACTCGCCTCGGCCGCCTGCGTATTCTAAGCGATTGGGCTCTTCGGGGCTCGGCGATCTTGCCTCGACCGGCCGATGCAGGGGGGTGGACGTGTCCTCTCCTTGCGGACCCCGGGGTTGCTGGGGACGGCTCTGCCGAGTGCCTGGGGGGCGCACGCTGCCCATACTTGCTCAACCCTGAGGGGGGGAAGTGAGCAAGTATGGACAGAATGGCGAGGATTAGCGATTCTCGCGCTTCCGGCCATTCCTGCTCATCTGCGGGATGAGCAAGTATGGGGGCGCGAAAGGACGGCAGCATGGCCAGCAAAGCATGGGGCTGTGGGGGAGCGTCCCTGCCCCGCGAACGATCTGGAAGGCTCCTTCCGAGACAGGCTCTGAAGAGCCACTGGCCACTCAACATACCCGCACCCGATAGGAGGCGGCCCCGTGATCACGCGCGATGAGGCATTCGCCCTGCTCTCCAGCCACGTCCAGGCGGGGACCCTGCGCAAACACTGCCTGGCCACCGAGGCGATTCTCCGGGCACTCGCCCGACGCCTGGGCGAGGACGAGGCCCTCTGGGGCATCGTGGGCTTGGTGCACGACTTGGACTTCGAGGCCACGGCCAACGCCCCGGCCGAACACACCAAGGCCACCTGCGACATCCTGCGCCCGCTCGGCTTCCCCGACCACGCCCTCCAGGCCGTCCGCGAGCACAATGCCGAGGCCCTCGGCATCCCCCGCGAATCCCGCCTCGGCATCGCCCTGGCCTGCGGCGAGACCCTCACGGGTCTCATCGTCGCCACGGCGCTCGTCATGCCCGACAAGAGACTCGCCAGCGTCGCGGCCCGCTCCGTGCTCAAGCGAATGAAGAAGAAGGATTTCGCGCGCAACGTGAGCCGTGAGATCATCGGCGAATGCGAGCGGCTTGCTATCCCGCTCGAGGACTTCGTCCAGCTCTCCCTCACGGCGATGCAGGGAGTCGCGGGCGACCTGGGCCTGTAGAAGACACAGGCATGTATGGAGCGGAGGCGTTCCGCCGCCCTGTCGGCGCGTGTCCAGCCGCATCCTTGTCAGCCCGGCGCCGGTTTGCGCGGCCCGGAACCTTCTGCTACAATAGGTCCTATAGGTTGGAGCCCTCGCGCCGGGCCCCGCGGGAGCGCGCTGGCGCGGCGGCCATTACGCACTGGCGGCTGGTCCCCTCACGACAGGAAGGACGATGATGAGCGTTACGTACCCCTCGCAGCGAGTGGCGGTGCTGGTGGACGTTCAGAACATGTTCTACTCGGCCTACGATTGCTTTCGCGGCCGGTTGAACTACAAGAAGCTCCTCGACACGGCAGCGGCCGGCCGCCACGTCGTTCGCGCCCTCGCCTACGCGATGCGCGATGGCAACAACCAGAACTCCTTCTTCACCATGCTGCGCGAGGTCGGCTACGAGTTGCGCACCAAGGAGCCCCGCGTGCGCCCCGACGGCACGCGCAAGGGCGGCTGGGACATCGGGATCACGATTGACGCGCTGATGCTGGCCCCCAAGGTGGACGTGGTCGCGCTCGTGAGCGGCGACGGCGACTTCGTGGAGCTGGTGCACGCGCTGCGCACCCTAGGCGTTCGCACGGAGGTCTACGCCTTCGAGCGCAGCGTGGGCCGCGAGCTACGCGATGTAGCCGATCTCTTCACTCCCATCGGCGAGGAGATGATCTTCCGCGACGCGCGGGCCGATGCCGAGCCCTATGCAGCGGCGCCCGAGCCCGCGCCCCAGCCCAGGCCCGCGGCGCCCACCCGCCCACCGGCGCCTGCCCAACCGGTCCGCACGCCGCCGCCCCCCGCCCCGCCGCGCATCTCCAGCTTCGGCGCCGGCATCCTCAACGATGAACCCCAGGAGGAGGCCCCCGCACCTCCGCCCCGCCCATCCCGGGCGCGCAGCCGCAGTTCGCCCAGCTTCCTGGACCGCCTCGAGGCCGAGGACGAGGCTTGATCTTCCGCCATGCGGCGCCGCGCCTCCTCGGCCGCGGCCTCGGCGCCTATTTGGCTTGCGCCTTGGCCTCGGGCGCGGCCTTGACCTCGGGCGTGGCTTTCGCCTCCTCGGCGGTAAGCACCTGAAGCGTGTCGCCGACCTCGATGCGCTTGGCCGCAATGGTGCCGGGTGGCAGCTCCAGCGTGCTGTGGGCTCTGCGGCTCGACCGGTTCAGCGTCCCGGGCGGCACGTCCGGATAGACGGCCACCACCCGCATCTCGCGGTCCAGAAACACCACATCCAGGGCGAACTTCATGCCCACCATGTGGATCGCGTAG from Planctomycetota bacterium includes these protein-coding regions:
- a CDS encoding ATP-binding protein — its product is MDRLPPVILHEFTMQDFKSFPEASLRIGLLTLLVGPNASGKSNLIEALRLLSWMARGQRLDRFNEAVERGELPLRGRAEDLPLDGKRQFGLAARFEYSDAHVLSSLDRFRVTVSVEGTGLRVQDESLKHLIQPNDFLYRVAAPATPPSHEIRVAYYGYTGLDNEPQALCQDHQLVLTQPAVFDPSYRSPTWVMSHLADCLSRIFFLDPAPNRMRGYVSRKADALHEDGSNVSGVLARVCADPVRREQVAAFIRSLPEREILGIEFDEAPPDEVRLRLAESFGADQRWRDARILSDGTMRVLAIGAALLSVPEWSILVIEEIDSGIHPSRVQELLANIRRCAERRNLGVLLTSHNPALLDALPHESLPHVTYCYRDPRTGGSRLQQLGERPELLAQGPVGRLVARGVLERVFRDTRDTEERRRDALAWVDTLGERQP
- the yvcK gene encoding uridine diphosphate-N-acetylglucosamine-binding protein YvcK is translated as MVKVKALLFDLDDTLFDCCGLLVEAARRRAARAMVRAGLPCSEEEAYRQQIELAEQHGPRFDVFDAMAEMHGMPHSLAQAALAAYNSDEVGEIQPFPDVPETLSELRSQGYKLLLFTTGVTARQEKKVQALGIGSFFDEVAINDVETGEHRDDAFQDLLARHRLKPDEVVCVGDRIQSEIKTGNSLGMITVQMLHGRFKDLVPKTELEEPDYKISRISELHYVLRVLNRRNKGAEPRVVAIGGGTGLPVVLQGLKDLTSNLTAVVTVTDSGRSSGRIRSDFGVLPPGDMRNCLVALSDSSQLLNDLFQYRFAEGALEGMSFGNLFIAAMAKVTGSFESAVRETSRILAIRGKVLPSTYEDVHLCAKLADGAVVEGEVNVRRPGKAPITDVFLRPADAKANEEAVNEILRADLIVIGPGSLYTSVIANLLVPAVPEAIRASKARKVYVCNIVTQAGQTDGYSCADHIAAIERCLGDRVLDAVLVNSNVPAPSILQRYQSEGADLVRVDDKIAAHRVQIILDDLVENLDQRRILWEKQDLLRHDPEKLAELIWNLL
- a CDS encoding FHA domain-containing protein, whose protein sequence is MVRLVVSGKGESRVVEVPGPVITLGRGTEATVRLADDGMSRRHSRLEVAPDGSCKITDLGSRNGTRVNGELVREGPIKAGDVILIGTTRITVEAITPAAGAAGQGAPSAAPPPPPPTGPALCLVFLAGPNKGQTHPLTHATTRIGRRRRDNEIALFDTGISNRHAEIRKGPEGLILADVGSRNGTLLNGQRVTQSPLKPGDRIQLGHTLIEVRAAGPDGHPTATLPKPDELRFAPTDEARGAADDTATDEHHAEEPEAPAEEGSGRGTRIALLATAIVLAAGVFGTVYAVRILRRQRPAPSVPSKVGELPEGKSPSGKADPSTRLSPGAQAGGSAGLKAALAEAETLVGAKRYGEAIRRLEDFAKAVGASQADALKAHERVAEIDAKAREELQVALDALRRAELTGVESDFAAAQKAIESAAEPLRGSAHEAAVTKAAQALQAARQDAPNRRRDIEAATLLAAAKAHRDRREPHIAAMHCRELLARYPTAPAAAEAKALLEALPPTAEGPKEK
- a CDS encoding HDIG domain-containing protein, translating into MITRDEAFALLSSHVQAGTLRKHCLATEAILRALARRLGEDEALWGIVGLVHDLDFEATANAPAEHTKATCDILRPLGFPDHALQAVREHNAEALGIPRESRLGIALACGETLTGLIVATALVMPDKRLASVAARSVLKRMKKKDFARNVSREIIGECERLAIPLEDFVQLSLTAMQGVAGDLGL
- a CDS encoding NYN domain-containing protein, whose product is MSVTYPSQRVAVLVDVQNMFYSAYDCFRGRLNYKKLLDTAAAGRHVVRALAYAMRDGNNQNSFFTMLREVGYELRTKEPRVRPDGTRKGGWDIGITIDALMLAPKVDVVALVSGDGDFVELVHALRTLGVRTEVYAFERSVGRELRDVADLFTPIGEEMIFRDARADAEPYAAAPEPAPQPRPAAPTRPPAPAQPVRTPPPPAPPRISSFGAGILNDEPQEEAPAPPPRPSRARSRSSPSFLDRLEAEDEA
- a CDS encoding DUF192 domain-containing protein, with the protein product MATAWRCLGLWLVAVLCAAGEKAQEPRAAKEPDAKQDPPSMVCRNLTKGNVVASRLAIADTFETRRKGFLGRASIEPGEGMLLTPCYAIHMVGMKFALDVVFLDREMRVVAVYPDVPPGTLNRSSRRAHSTLELPPGTIAAKRIEVGDTLQVLTAEEAKATPEVKAAPEAKAQAK